Proteins from one Thaumasiovibrio subtropicus genomic window:
- a CDS encoding bifunctional diguanylate cyclase/phosphodiesterase codes for MMQTLNDQKLLRLIRYAPVVIIGVVTLVISLVLIKGNQARSEARLEALRSEVIEIQKETIRQHVNRVIQEIDYHRALAEGQLKRQAKMRVDEAHAIATNIYSQNAHLPEDVVTEMIADALRPIRFFDGRGYFFVFKMDGINVIHGLKPEIEGNSGWEAKDSRGTSILQEHIRLIAESGEAFYRWWYSKPGYPKDQEFEKIGYGKYFAPYDWFIGTGEYVDDVESDIQQHLLDWVTSYQYGDDGYVFVLDEEGKLLAHPHREYLSQPLSLIQFGGGQDIWERFQAAAPQGGFVEYQLIFTDDRQKLSYIAQIEEWGWTIGTGFYLDDFERYLDVKREEVAMLQRQEWMRLTLAIGSLAFAMIAFSLLLSMQVSRRFGRFQEKIAAHFNQLVQTRDQLQQIAQKDVLTNLPNRLMLTETIQQGIEEGREKGLHLAVVFVDLDNFKRINDIFGHSTGDELLVAVSERFDFLLEDDDLVARFGGDEFVFCFPNLKSFQAAERKIRRIKRVFDTPFKVGGRLVTTGCSVGASMFPADSDSAEVLIRNADIVLYKSKAAQRKGEVFFYSAAINEEVQYAFQMQEQLKQAIERNELFVLYQPQVDAAANEIVGVEVLARWENSKLGFVPPDKFISAAEEAGIIHQIGMWVFRRACEDVLSISPNGENALKLSVNISPAQLNEAEFATDMLAVINEVGIDIDRLVLEITENILIHDLTEVAPMLHSLRHLGFGISLDDFGTGYSSLSYLNTLPITEIKIDRCFVDKLLVSDQSDSLIKAILAIGAASDFSVVAEGVETKSQYVKLKSYGCHFVQGFYFDKPLSLELLQARLEKTVSYPAL; via the coding sequence ATGATGCAGACCCTTAATGATCAAAAGCTGTTGCGCCTAATCCGTTATGCGCCTGTTGTCATTATTGGTGTGGTTACCCTTGTGATTAGCTTGGTACTGATTAAAGGGAACCAAGCGCGCTCGGAAGCGCGGTTGGAAGCATTACGTAGTGAAGTGATCGAGATTCAAAAAGAGACGATTCGGCAGCACGTCAATCGGGTTATTCAAGAAATCGATTACCATCGCGCACTCGCAGAGGGACAGCTAAAGCGTCAAGCCAAAATGCGTGTTGATGAAGCGCATGCGATTGCGACCAATATCTATAGCCAAAACGCACACCTACCTGAAGACGTGGTGACTGAGATGATTGCCGATGCACTGCGCCCCATCCGTTTCTTCGACGGAAGAGGTTACTTTTTCGTCTTCAAAATGGATGGAATCAACGTTATTCACGGCTTGAAACCGGAAATAGAAGGTAACTCCGGTTGGGAAGCGAAAGATTCACGTGGTACCTCTATTTTACAAGAGCATATCCGCTTGATTGCCGAGTCGGGGGAAGCTTTTTATCGTTGGTGGTACTCCAAGCCCGGTTACCCTAAAGATCAAGAGTTTGAAAAAATCGGTTATGGGAAATACTTTGCCCCTTATGATTGGTTTATTGGTACTGGTGAGTATGTCGATGATGTCGAGTCCGATATTCAACAGCACTTGTTAGATTGGGTAACTAGCTATCAATATGGTGATGACGGTTATGTCTTTGTCTTAGATGAAGAAGGAAAGCTGCTTGCCCATCCCCATCGTGAGTACTTATCTCAGCCATTGTCGTTGATCCAATTTGGCGGCGGCCAAGACATTTGGGAGAGGTTTCAAGCGGCCGCGCCACAAGGCGGCTTTGTTGAATACCAACTTATCTTTACCGATGATAGACAAAAACTAAGCTACATCGCGCAAATAGAAGAGTGGGGTTGGACGATTGGCACGGGATTTTACTTAGACGATTTTGAGCGTTATTTAGATGTGAAACGAGAAGAAGTCGCTATGTTGCAGCGTCAAGAATGGATGCGACTCACGCTAGCGATTGGTTCATTGGCATTTGCCATGATCGCGTTCTCATTGCTATTGAGTATGCAAGTATCGCGTCGCTTTGGTCGTTTTCAGGAAAAGATCGCGGCGCACTTTAATCAACTGGTACAAACGCGAGATCAGCTTCAACAGATTGCGCAGAAAGATGTATTAACTAATCTACCGAATAGGTTGATGCTAACTGAAACAATACAGCAAGGGATTGAAGAGGGGAGAGAGAAAGGGTTACATCTCGCTGTGGTGTTTGTCGATCTAGATAATTTTAAACGCATCAATGATATTTTTGGTCACTCTACCGGCGATGAACTGTTAGTCGCTGTTTCTGAGCGGTTTGATTTCTTATTGGAAGATGATGATCTTGTCGCACGGTTTGGCGGCGATGAGTTTGTTTTCTGCTTCCCTAATTTGAAGAGTTTCCAAGCAGCAGAACGCAAAATTCGTCGTATAAAGCGTGTTTTCGATACGCCGTTCAAAGTGGGTGGCCGACTAGTGACAACCGGGTGCAGTGTGGGTGCGAGCATGTTTCCCGCGGATAGCGACAGTGCTGAGGTATTGATTCGCAACGCAGATATTGTGTTGTACAAGTCTAAAGCCGCTCAGAGAAAAGGTGAAGTGTTCTTTTACTCAGCGGCCATTAATGAGGAAGTGCAATATGCCTTCCAAATGCAGGAGCAGTTGAAGCAGGCAATAGAGAGGAATGAGTTGTTCGTTCTCTATCAGCCGCAAGTGGATGCGGCTGCCAACGAGATAGTGGGCGTTGAAGTGCTCGCGCGATGGGAAAATAGTAAGCTAGGCTTCGTACCCCCTGACAAGTTCATCAGTGCAGCAGAAGAAGCCGGTATCATTCACCAGATTGGTATGTGGGTGTTTAGGCGTGCGTGTGAAGACGTGCTTTCAATATCGCCTAATGGTGAGAATGCGTTGAAATTGTCGGTCAATATCTCCCCAGCGCAATTAAATGAAGCTGAGTTTGCCACTGATATGCTGGCGGTGATCAATGAAGTTGGGATTGATATTGATCGCTTGGTACTGGAGATAACAGAGAACATCTTGATACATGATTTGACCGAGGTGGCACCAATGTTACATAGCCTGCGTCATTTAGGCTTTGGTATCTCTTTGGATGACTTTGGGACAGGGTATTCTTCATTGAGTTATCTCAATACGTTACCTATTACAGAGATCAAGATCGATCGTTGTTTTGTCGA
- a CDS encoding PAAR domain-containing protein, whose product MLPCARASDMHVCPMQTPAVPPIPHVGGPIIPLPCTVLVGNIPAATVGQMCTCVGPPDSIIKGSATVLFNNRPVARMGDTTAHGGTIVVGMPTVLIGG is encoded by the coding sequence ATGCTACCTTGTGCAAGAGCATCTGATATGCACGTATGTCCGATGCAAACCCCTGCTGTCCCGCCAATTCCTCATGTTGGTGGGCCAATCATTCCTCTGCCATGTACCGTGTTGGTGGGTAATATTCCCGCGGCGACGGTAGGGCAAATGTGCACCTGTGTCGGTCCACCGGATAGCATAATAAAAGGCAGTGCGACTGTGTTGTTTAATAATCGACCAGTGGCAAGAATGGGTGATACAACCGCACACGGTGGTACGATTGTGGTCGGCATGCCGACCGTGTTAATTGGTGGCTGA